One genomic region from Athalia rosae chromosome 3, iyAthRosa1.1, whole genome shotgun sequence encodes:
- the LOC105691704 gene encoding lymphokine-activated killer T-cell-originated protein kinase, protein MAEFKTPKSQKRPSNTVSTPASLGTPLKIPSSPFLQKLGYGTGVHVFTLERSPRVGFVRSPWAIKKVNTFGRKDVTYSDRIQIEADILRSLSHANIVGYRGFVKSDGLPCLAMEQLDASLGDMIEDMVNDGIMEPFPAADILSISFEIAKGLEYLHHEAHILHGDLKSFNILISKDRSLVKICDFGVALPLTESLELDLSKAKSGYIGTECWSAPEVLNDSHAATNKADMWAYGIVVWEMISLSLPHIHSDESLDGSYLQGKDAESMDTSISEDSEEINKYYGTRPALPAIELGSEYQNVLELFHICTESDPKCRPSAKGVVMFFTNYVYANFA, encoded by the exons ATGGCAGAATTCAAAACGCCAAAGTCGCAAAAGCGGCCGAGTAACACGGTGAGTACACCTGCAAGCCTAGGTACGCCTTTGAAGATCCCATCGTCACCGTTTCTGCAAAAATTAGGTTACGGCACCG GTGTTCACGTTTTTACGTTGGAGCGGTCACCTAGAGTTGGCTTTGTTAGGTCTCCATGggcaataaaaaaagtaaatactTTTGGCCGTAAGGATGTGACTTACAGTGATCGTATTCAAATCGAAGCAGACATTCTTAGAAGCCTAAGTCATGCAAACATAGTTGGCTACCGAGGCTTTGTTAAAAGCGATGGTCTGCCTTGCCTTGCTATGGAACAATTAGATGCTTCTTtag GGGACATGATTGAGGATATGGTAAATGATGGAATCATGGAGCCTTTTCCCGCAGCAGATATATTAAGCATAAGTTTTGAGATTGCCAAAGGCTTGGAATACCTTCACCACGAGGCCCACATTCTGCATGGAGACTTAAAGAGCTTCAACATTTTGATATCCAAGGACCGATCGCTAGTGAAAATCTGTGACTTTGGAGTTGCTCTACCACTAACGGAGTCCTTGGAACTTGATCTATCAAAAGCAAAAAGTGGTTATATAGGAACGGAATGTTGGTCTGCGCCAGAAGTCTTGAATG ATTCACATGCTGCCACCAACAAAGCAGATATGTGGGCTTATGGCATAGTCGTATGGGAAATGATATCTTTATCACTGCCTCACATACATTCTGATGAGTCTCTAGACGGCAGTTACCTTCAAGGAAAAGATGCGGAATCAATGGACACATCTATTTCTGAAGACTCAGAAGAGATCAATAAATATTATG GTACAAGACCGGCTTTACCTGCAATTGAGTTGGGTTCAGAGTACCAAAATGTTCTGGAGCTATTCCATATCTGCACTGAATCGGACCCCAAATGTCGCCCTAGTGCCAAGGGAGTTGTAATGTTTTTTACCAATTATGTTTATGCCAA ctttGCTTAG